A region from the Vicia villosa cultivar HV-30 ecotype Madison, WI linkage group LG3, Vvil1.0, whole genome shotgun sequence genome encodes:
- the LOC131593369 gene encoding putative disease resistance RPP13-like protein 1, with translation MAALMVAGAFLTPVIQVIVESVATRDYKSLLNKRLVNKLIIKLNSIQKVLDDAETKQYHDDRVRFWLDNLKHVVYEVEQLLDEIATNAQRNSKIHRFRLVGRFKSKIKVYFFLLAGRFRSRINDLLDNLKILLDEKDLLGLKEGIFARNELSERVPTMSLVDESSKYGRQGEKEEIISFLLLNNCSSCTSNQAPIISIVGLGGIGKTTLAQLVYNDRRVQENFDLKAWVYVSESFDVIRLTKAILESFGSSPNTENLDSLQCQLQQMITGKKCLLVLDDIWKVNWESCEKLLISFNKGCFGSKIIVTTRNKENALAMESELFELDQLEESDSWSLFERHAFPNKKGSEYPDLEPIGKRIVSKCGGLPLAVITMGKLLRANFSQSEWIGLLKDDMWGLSEKDTGINPVLRLGYHNLPSNLKPCFAYCSIFPKGYEFDKNKLIKMWMANGLLNSFKRDKSKEKLGSELFNVLESISFFQKSQDFDGGFIMHDLVNDLAKSVSREFCLQVEDGKKVNHISKWTRHVWLSFHSKDGERVLKKIYRSKGLHSLVVERESGEWTKKSINVQCDIFSKLKYLRMLSFPGHKYSFRVLELADEIGNLKFLRYLDLSWTSIKRLPDSICKLYNLETLILEGCSNLTGFPLDFYKLDRLRHLNLEGAAIKKMPKKIRKLNHLQTLTNFVVGESNGSDIEELESLNLLQGKLCLSGLNNVTDPTHAVKSRLQDKKYLEEIHMIFDGSLMESNVSVLDALQPNNNLKRLTIQNYYGNHFPNWLSDCDLPNLISLKVESCHVIKIVDNNSTTVPFKSLKELYISDCPILKRALPQHLPSLQKLVIYRCEKLDVSIPNCDHIIDLDLQNCNQILINELPSSLKRFVLHENQYVEFSMDHLINNPNLEELVLDFKDFVESPSLDLCCYNSLNRLSIRGWRFSSLPLSLHLFTNLDSLILLDCPRLESFPMGGLPSNLRSLEILNCPKLIASREEWGLFQLNSLYRFKVRDDFENVESFPEQNLLPPTLKYLYLSWCLKLKRMNCKGFLHLKSLRRIDIMYCPILESLPEESLPSSLSCLFIACCLLLEEKYKKEGGRRWHTISHIPEVWIDGTDQHYLGL, from the coding sequence ATGGCAGCACTGATGGTTGCAGGAGCATTTCTTACCCCTGTCATTCAAGTCATTGTTGAAAGTGTTGCCACAAGAGATTACAAAAGCCTCCTCAATAAACGGTTGGTGAATAAACttataattaaattgaattcAATCCAGAAAGTGTTGGATGATGCAGAGACAAAGCAGTACCATGACGACAGGGTGAGGTTTTGGCTTGATAATTTAAAGCATGTGGTATATGAAGTAGAACAACTGTTGGATGAGATTGCTACAAATGCACAAAGGAATTCCAAGATTCATCGCTTCCGTTTAGTTGGCCGATTTAAGTCTAAGATCAaggtttatttctttcttttagcTGGTCGATTTAGATCTAGGATCAACGATTTGCTAGACAACCTAAAAATTCTTTTAGACGAAAAGGATTTGCTAGGTTTGAAAGAAGGAATATTTGCTCGTAATGAACTTTCAGAAAGAGTGCCAACGATGTCTTTGGTGGATGAGTCTAGCAAATATGGTAGACAGGGTGAAAAAGAGGAAATTATCAGTTTCTTACTTTTAAACAATTGTAGTAGTTGCACCAGCAACCAAGCACCAATAATCAGCATAGTTGGTCTTGGTGGGATAGGTAAGACCACCCTTGCTCAGCTTGTCTACAATGACCGCAGGGTGCAAGAGAACTTTGATCTTAAAGCTTGGGTCTATGTTTCAGAATCATTTGATGTTATTAGACTCACTAAAGCAATTCTCGAGTCATTTGGTTCTTCACCAAACACTGAAAATCTAGATTCACTCCAATGTCAACTGCAGCAGATGATAACAGGAAAGAAATGTTTGCTAGTTCTAGATGATATCTGGAAAGTAAACTGGGAAAGTTGTGAGAAGTTACTAATTTCCTTTAACAAAGGATGTTTTGGAAGTAAGATTATTGTGACAACACGAAATAAGGAGAATGCATTAGCCATGGAATCTGAGTTGTTTGAATTAGATCAATTGGAGGAGAGTGATTCTTGGAGTTTATTTGAGAGACATGCTTTTCCCAACAAAAAAGGGAGTGAATATCCAGATCTTGAGCCAATTGGAAAGAGGATTGTAAGCAAGTGTGGAGGGCTTCCATTAGCCGTGATAACTATGGGGAAACTCTTGAGAGCAAATTTCTCTCAAAGTGAATGGATTGGATTATTGAAGGATGATATGTGGGGTTTATCAGAGAAAGACACTGGCATAAATCCAGTACTGAGATTGGGTTACCATAATCTTCCTTCCAATTTGAAGCCTTGTTTTGCATACTGTTCAATATTTCCCAAGGGTTATGAGTTTGACAAGAACAAATTAATCAAAATGTGGATGGCAAATGGTTTGCTGAATTCCTTCAAACGTGACAAAAGTAAAGAAAAATTGGGTAGTGAACTATTCAATGTTCTTGAGTCAATTTCATTTTTCCAAAAATCACAAGATTTTGATGGTGGTTTTATCATGCATGATCTAGTCAATGACTTGGCAAAATCAGTGTCTCGAGAGTTTTGCTTACAAGTAGAGGATGGTAAAAAGGTAAATCACATATCTAAATGGACACGCCACGTTTGGTTGTCTTTTCATTCGAAAGATGGGGAAAGAGTATTAAAGAAAATTTATAGAAGTAAGGGATTACACAGCTTGGTGGTAGAACGAGAAAGTGGCGAATGGACCAAGAAAAGCATCAATGTGCAATGTgatatattttcaaaactaaaatatttaCGGATGTTGTCATTTCCTGGTCATAAGTATTCATTCAGAGTGCTAGAGCTAGCAGATGAGATAGGCAATTTAAAGTTTTTGCGCTATCTAGACCTGTCTTGGACAAGTATTAAAAGGTTGCCTGATTCTATTTGTAAGCTTTACAATTTAGAGACACTGATATTGGAAGGGTGTTCTAATTTGACTGGATTTCCTTTAGATTTTTACAAACTTGACCGTTTACGCCATCTTAATCTGGAAGGAGCTGCAATAAAGAAGATGCCAAAGAAGATAAGGAAACTAAACCATCTACAAACACTGACAAATTTTGTTGTGGGAGAGTCGAATGGATCTGATATTGAGGAGTTAGAAAgtctcaatcttcttcaaggaaaACTTTGTCTTTCAGGATTGAACAAtgtcactgatccaacacatgcCGTAAAGAGCCGTTTGCAAGATAAAAAGTATTTAGAAGAAATACATATGATATTTGATGGTTCATTAATGGAAAGCAATGTGTCTGTCTTGGATGCCCTTCAACCAAATAACAATCTGAAGAGGCTCACTATTCAGAACTACTATGGCAATCATTTTCCAAATTGGCTAAGTGACTGTGATTTACCCAATTTAATATCTCTTAAAGTGGAGAGCTGTCATGTAATAAAGATTGTCGACAATAACTCAACGACTGTCCCGTTCAAGTCCCTTAAAGAGCTTTATATATCTGATTGTCCCATTTTGAAAAGGGCACTGCCTCAACACCTTCCTTCTTTACAGAAATTGGTGATTTATCGTTGCGAAAAGCTAGACGTATCAATTCCCAATTGTGATCATATCATAGACTTAGATCTACAGAATTGTAATCAAATTTTGATAAATGAGTTGCCATCCAGCTTGAAAAGGTTTGTCCTTCATGAAAATCAGTATGTTGAGTTCTCCATGGATCATTTAATCAACAATCCCAATCTGGAAGAGTTGGTGTTGGATTTCAAGGACTTTGTAGAATCTCCCTcattggatttgtgttgttataaTTCTCTTAATCGTCTTTCAATAAGAGGATGGCGGTTCTCCTCCTTGCCTCTTTCACTACACTTGTTCACCAATCTTGATTCTCTCATATTGTTAGATTGTCCAAGGCTGGAGTCTTTTCCTATGGGAGGTTTACCTTCCAACTTGAGGTCTCTTGAAATACTTAATTGCCCAAAATTAATTGCTTCTAGAGAGGAGTGGGGtttgttccaactcaattctctATATAGGTTTAAGGTTAGGGATGATTTTGAAAACGTGGAGTCCTTCCCCGAGCAGAATCTACTGCCACCAACTCTTAAGTATCTTTATTTGAGTTGGTGTTTAAAGCTAAAAAGAATGAACTGCAAGGGATTTCTCCACCTCAAATCTCTACGTAGAATAGATATTATGTACTGCCCTATTCTTGAGAGCTTGCCAGAGGAAAGTCTACCCAGCTCCCTTTCTTGTTTGTTCATTGCATGTTGTCTTTTACTTGAAGAGAAGTACAAAAAGGAGGGAGGACGGCGTTGGCATACAATTAGTCACATCCCTGAAGTGTGGATTGACGGGACTGATCAGCATTACTTGGGTTTGTGA